A single Antechinus flavipes isolate AdamAnt ecotype Samford, QLD, Australia chromosome 5, AdamAnt_v2, whole genome shotgun sequence DNA region contains:
- the CCR4 gene encoding C-C chemokine receptor type 4: METTLDYSNYYSFDLPSPCSKGGVRDFGKLFLPPLYSLVFLFGLLGNLMVVLVLLKYKRLKSMTDVYLFNLAISDLLFVFSLPFWAYYVADQWVFGTALCKIISYVYLVGFYSGIFFIMLMSVDRYLAIVHAIFALRARTLTYGVITSLVIWSVAIFASLPVLLFSTSYTENNNTYCKEKYPGNSTTWKVLSSLEINILGLLIPLGIMFFCYTKIIKTLQRCKNDKKNKAVKMIFAVMVVFLVFWIPYNIVLFLESLVELEIFQDCTFSMELDYALQATEALAFVHCCLNPVIYFFLGEKFRKYIKQLFKTCRRPLRFCKYCSFPQVYASETPSSSHTQSTMDHEIHDAL, from the coding sequence ATGGAAACCACTTTGGACTATAGCAACTACTACAGCTTTGACCTCCCCAGTCCTTGCAGCAAAGGGGGAGTGAGGGACTTTGGAAAACTCTTCCTGCCACCATTATATTCTCTGGTGTTCCTATTTGGTCTGCTGGGCAACCTCATGGTGGTTCTGGTCCTCCTCAAATACAAGCGGCTTAAATCCATGACTGACGTGTACCTGTTCAACCTCGCCATCTCTGACCTGCtctttgttttttccctccctttctgggCCTACTATGTTGCTGACCAGTGGGTTTTTGGAACAGCCCTTTGCAAAATCATTTCCTATGTATATCTGGTTGGGTTTTATAGCGGTATATTCTTCATCATGCTCATGAGTGTAGACAGGTACCTGGCAATAGTGCATGCTATTTTTGCCTTGAGAGCCAGGACTCTGACTTATGGGGTTATTACAAGTCTAGTTATATGGTCAGTAGCCATATTTGCCTCACTTCCAGTCTTGCTATTCAGCACATCTTACACGGAGAATAACAATACCTACTGCAAAGAGAAGTACCCTGGGAATTCAACCACATGGAAGGTTCTAAGCTCTCTAGAAATCAACATCTTGGGGCTTTTGATTCCTCTTGGAATCATGTTCTTCTGTTACACCAAGATCATCAAGACCCTGCAACGctgcaaaaatgacaaaaagaataaGGCAGTAAAAATGATCTTTGCAGTCATGGTTGTGTTCCTGGTGTTCTGGATCCCATACAATATTGTGCTCTTCTTGGAGAGTCTGGTAGAATTGGAAATTTTCCAGGACTGTACCTTTAGCATGGAGCTCGACTATGCACTCCAGGCCACTGAAGCTCTGGCTTTTGTTCATTGCTGCCTCAATCCAGTCATCTACTTCTTCCTAGGGGAAAAATTCCGAAAATACATCAAGCAActcttcaaaacttgcaggaggCCTTTAAGGTTCTGCAAATACTGTAGTTTTCCTCAAGTTTATGCTTCAGAAACACCCAGTTCTTCTCACACTCAGTCTACTATGGATCATGAAATCCACGATGCTTTGTAA